The proteins below come from a single Natrinema sp. SYSU A 869 genomic window:
- a CDS encoding deoxyhypusine synthase: MSDEHDHGGDADGETDGDDHHEPERETFSHDPVGHAEVRAGMTVGELADEYGNAGVGAADLHEAVDVTESMFDDDVTVFFGLAGAMVPTGMRAIVADLIRDGHIDVLVTTGANLTHDSIEAIGGKHHHGEVHAEGKTEREHDETLRDEGVDRIYNVYLPQEFFATFESHLRDEVFPVLEEEGVVSIQRLTEELGRANAEINERDDIDEDAGIAAAAYENDVPIYCPAIQDSVLGLQAWMYSQTSDFSLDALADMTHLTDIAYHAEEAGAFVVGGGVPKNFTLQTMLVAPDAYDYAVQLTMDPKQTGGLSGATLDEARSWGKLEKDADNVSVYADATITLPLVVAAALERLEEE; this comes from the coding sequence ATGAGCGACGAGCACGATCACGGCGGCGACGCCGACGGCGAGACGGACGGAGACGACCATCACGAGCCCGAGCGGGAGACCTTCTCGCACGATCCGGTCGGGCACGCCGAGGTCCGCGCGGGCATGACGGTCGGCGAACTCGCGGACGAGTACGGCAACGCCGGCGTCGGCGCGGCGGACCTCCACGAGGCCGTCGACGTGACCGAGTCGATGTTCGACGACGACGTGACCGTCTTCTTCGGCCTCGCGGGCGCGATGGTCCCGACGGGGATGCGAGCGATCGTCGCCGACCTGATCCGGGACGGCCACATCGACGTCCTCGTCACGACGGGCGCGAACCTCACGCACGACTCGATCGAAGCGATCGGCGGGAAACACCACCACGGCGAGGTCCACGCCGAGGGGAAGACCGAGCGCGAACACGACGAGACGCTGCGCGACGAGGGCGTCGACCGCATCTACAACGTCTACCTCCCACAGGAGTTCTTCGCGACGTTCGAGTCCCACCTGCGCGACGAGGTCTTTCCGGTCCTCGAGGAGGAGGGCGTCGTCTCGATCCAGCGACTCACCGAGGAACTCGGCCGCGCGAACGCCGAAATCAACGAGCGCGACGATATCGACGAGGACGCGGGCATCGCCGCCGCGGCGTACGAGAACGACGTGCCGATCTACTGTCCCGCGATTCAGGACTCCGTGCTCGGCCTGCAGGCGTGGATGTACTCCCAGACCTCCGACTTCTCTCTCGACGCGCTGGCGGACATGACGCACCTGACCGACATCGCATATCACGCCGAGGAAGCCGGCGCGTTCGTCGTCGGTGGCGGCGTCCCCAAGAACTTCACCCTCCAGACGATGCTCGTCGCGCCCGATGCCTACGACTACGCCGTCCAACTGACCATGGACCCCAAACAGACCGGCGGCCTCTCCGGCGCGACGCTGGACGAAGCCCGCTCGTGGGGCAAACTTGAGAAGGACGCTGACAATGTCTCCGTCTACGCCGACGCGACGATCACGCTCCCGCTGGTCGTCGCAGCGGCTCTCGAACGGCTCGAGGAGGAATAG